The DNA window GGACACTCGCCTGCTTGTCGGGGTATACACTCATGGCGTTGCTCTATGGCCATATCGGTGTCGGTAACAATCATGAAGGTTGATCTCCCGAGAGGATATTCGTATATTGTTTACGTTAAATTCATGGACAATTCAATCTGCCAAGATTGTCACTGAAATCCGCTTCGCGCGGATTTTTTTGTTGTCGGGCATCAATCGTATGAATTCATATGATCTCATTGTGATCGGTGCAGGACCTTCCGGGCTCGCGTGTGCTATCGAGGCTAAAAAGAAGGGGCTCTCACAATTGGTCCTCGATAAGGGATCAGTGGCTGACGCCATCCGTCGTTTCCCGATCGACATGACATTCTTCTCGACCTCCGAACTCCTGGAAATCGGAGGTGTTCCCTTCACTTCTGCAGGGTCTCGTCCGACCCGCGTCGAATGTGTCCGATATTACCAGATGATTGCGCGGTACTTTGATCTGCCGGTCCAGCAAGGTGTGGAAGTCACCGGCATCCGACCCCACGCCGCAGGGTTTGAGGTCATATCCCCGGATGGATCGTTATTGGCGAAGAACGTTGTCGATGCGACTGGTTACTTTGACCACCCAAACCGATTTGATGTCCCGGGTTCGGAGCTCAGCAAGGTGAGAAGGTACTACGACGAGCCATACGCGTACTCCGGCAGGAATGTCGCCGTTATTGGTGGAAAGAACTCGGCAGTCGAAACAGCCCTCGATCTCTTTCGCAATGGCGCCCGCGTGACACTTATTCATAGGGGGCCGAGTCTTAGCCAGGGGGTGAAGTATTGGATACTTCCCGACATCGAAAACAGGATCAAGGCCGGTGACATCCGGGCGATGTTCGAAACCAGGGTCGAGCGAATTACCTCGGGCTCGATTACGGTTGGAGGGAGGCATCACGAAGAATTCTCGAATGATGCTGTCTTTCTGATGATTGGCTACTGCCCTGATTCTTCACTCCTCCGGCAGGCGGGAGTAGAAATAGATCCCGAGACACAGGCGCCGGTTCATAATTCTGCCACCATGGAAACGAATGTTCGGGGTGTCTTCGTTGCCGGATCGATAGCGGCCGGCAGGTTCAACAATAAGATTTTCATCGAAAATGGGCGGATGCATGGCAAACTCATCGTCGATGCAATTGAATCATCTCATTGATTTTAGGCCCCAGTTTTGTTAATTTATGCCTCCAGTGTGCAGTGAAGTTCCTCATCTGAATCGAAAGGCGTGAGATGACAGAAGGCTCCATCATTCAAATCATCGGTCCTGTCGTTGACATCGATTTCCCAAGCGGCAAGCTTCCCTCGATCCTCAATGC is part of the Ignavibacteriales bacterium genome and encodes:
- a CDS encoding YpdA family putative bacillithiol disulfide reductase, whose protein sequence is MNSYDLIVIGAGPSGLACAIEAKKKGLSQLVLDKGSVADAIRRFPIDMTFFSTSELLEIGGVPFTSAGSRPTRVECVRYYQMIARYFDLPVQQGVEVTGIRPHAAGFEVISPDGSLLAKNVVDATGYFDHPNRFDVPGSELSKVRRYYDEPYAYSGRNVAVIGGKNSAVETALDLFRNGARVTLIHRGPSLSQGVKYWILPDIENRIKAGDIRAMFETRVERITSGSITVGGRHHEEFSNDAVFLMIGYCPDSSLLRQAGVEIDPETQAPVHNSATMETNVRGVFVAGSIAAGRFNNKIFIENGRMHGKLIVDAIESSH